A single window of Vibrio sp. HB236076 DNA harbors:
- a CDS encoding 2-octaprenyl-3-methyl-6-methoxy-1,4-benzoquinol hydroxylase: MDQYDIAVIGGGMTGAAMALGLAKQGMSVALVENTQPQTYDMQQEMDLRVSAISLRSVALLKQLGAWSYIESRRLCPYRRLETWESPRCRTRFSSDDIGEPQLGYMVENTLIQDGLWQQFDQYPNLTVFCPDQLATLSYHDNHADIGLTSGQSLRASWVVGADGAHSKVRQWSHIGSTDWDYRQRCMLIHVTTELPQQDITWQQFTPNGPRSFLPLPGQQASLVWYDSPERIQQLCSMSGSALQREICAEFPDELGEVTVIKWGAFPLTRRHAQRYWRHRAVLVGDSAHTINPLAGQGVNLGFKDVEVLLSLCEPQGMTAQCLQQYQARRRPDNMVMQTGMDVFYTLFSNTLSPLKLLRNSLLLAADHSGPVKSKVLRYAIGLD, encoded by the coding sequence ATGGATCAATACGATATAGCCGTCATCGGCGGTGGAATGACTGGGGCTGCCATGGCGTTAGGGCTAGCGAAGCAGGGAATGTCCGTAGCGCTGGTCGAAAACACCCAGCCTCAGACTTATGACATGCAGCAAGAGATGGATCTGCGCGTATCGGCTATTTCATTGCGCTCCGTCGCTTTACTGAAACAATTGGGCGCTTGGTCGTATATTGAGAGCCGGCGCCTGTGTCCATATCGTCGGCTGGAAACGTGGGAGTCACCTAGGTGTCGAACTCGTTTTAGCAGCGATGATATTGGTGAGCCTCAATTGGGGTACATGGTGGAAAATACGTTGATTCAAGACGGGCTGTGGCAGCAATTTGACCAATACCCTAATTTGACTGTGTTCTGCCCCGATCAGTTAGCGACTCTGTCTTATCACGATAATCACGCTGACATTGGTTTAACCTCCGGTCAATCGCTTCGCGCCTCTTGGGTTGTCGGCGCCGATGGAGCGCACTCTAAAGTCCGGCAGTGGTCTCACATCGGCAGCACCGATTGGGATTATCGCCAGCGATGCATGCTGATCCATGTCACCACCGAATTACCGCAACAAGACATCACTTGGCAGCAATTTACCCCCAATGGGCCGCGTTCTTTTTTGCCTTTGCCTGGTCAGCAAGCTTCGCTTGTGTGGTATGACAGCCCGGAGCGAATTCAGCAATTGTGCTCGATGAGTGGCAGCGCTTTACAGCGAGAAATCTGCGCTGAATTTCCCGACGAACTCGGTGAGGTCACGGTTATCAAATGGGGGGCGTTTCCGTTAACGCGACGTCATGCTCAGCGCTATTGGCGACATCGAGCGGTTCTGGTTGGCGATTCCGCCCATACGATTAACCCCTTAGCAGGACAAGGCGTTAATTTGGGCTTTAAAGATGTTGAGGTTTTGTTGTCACTGTGCGAACCACAGGGAATGACAGCGCAGTGCTTACAACAATATCAAGCGCGTCGGCGACCGGATAATATGGTGATGCAAACGGGTATGGATGTCTTTTATACCTTGTTTAGCAATACGCTTTCGCCATTAAAATTATTGAGAAATTCCCTGTTACTCGCGGCCGATCATTCAGGGCCGGTAAAAAGTAAAGTGTTAAGGTATGCGATTGGTTTAGATTGA
- the ychF gene encoding redox-regulated ATPase YchF, which yields MGFKCGIVGLPNVGKSTLFNALTKAGIEAANFPFCTIEPNTGVVPVPDLRLDALANIVNPQKVIPTTMEFVDIAGLVAGASRGEGLGNKFLANIRETDAIGHVVRCFENDNIVHVAGKVSPIEDIEVINLELALADLDSCERAMQRQAKKAKGGDKDAKFEISVLEKLLPVLTEGGSARTVELTKEELAAIHYLNFLTLKPTMYIANVNEDGFDDNPYLDAVREFAAKENNVVVPVCAAIESEMAELEDDEREEFLADLGIEEPGLNRVIRAGYELLNLHTYFTAGVKEVRAWTIPVGATAPNAAGKIHTDFEKGFIRAEVVGYDDFIQFNGESGAKEAGKWRLEGKEYIVKDGDVVHFRFNV from the coding sequence ATGGGTTTTAAATGTGGGATTGTTGGCCTACCCAACGTAGGTAAATCAACACTTTTTAATGCACTGACCAAAGCAGGTATCGAAGCTGCTAATTTCCCTTTTTGTACTATTGAGCCAAACACAGGGGTCGTACCTGTGCCCGATCTGCGATTGGACGCACTGGCCAATATCGTTAACCCACAGAAAGTCATACCGACAACCATGGAGTTTGTCGACATTGCGGGTTTGGTAGCAGGCGCATCACGCGGCGAAGGTCTGGGCAACAAATTTTTGGCCAACATTCGTGAAACCGATGCCATTGGCCATGTTGTTCGCTGTTTTGAGAACGACAATATCGTTCACGTTGCGGGCAAAGTTTCACCTATCGAAGATATCGAAGTGATCAACCTCGAGTTGGCTCTAGCGGACTTGGACAGCTGCGAGCGCGCGATGCAACGCCAAGCCAAAAAAGCCAAAGGTGGTGACAAAGACGCAAAATTTGAGATCAGCGTTCTTGAAAAACTACTTCCCGTTCTGACTGAAGGTGGTTCTGCTCGCACTGTTGAGCTAACCAAAGAAGAACTTGCTGCGATTCATTACCTTAATTTCTTAACTCTAAAACCGACCATGTACATTGCCAATGTCAATGAAGACGGTTTTGACGATAACCCGTATCTTGATGCAGTACGTGAGTTTGCCGCCAAAGAAAACAATGTTGTTGTTCCTGTCTGTGCAGCCATTGAATCAGAAATGGCTGAACTTGAAGACGATGAAAGAGAAGAATTCTTAGCGGATCTCGGCATTGAAGAGCCAGGGCTCAATCGCGTGATTCGCGCGGGTTATGAACTGCTTAATTTACACACTTATTTCACCGCTGGTGTCAAAGAAGTCCGTGCTTGGACTATCCCGGTTGGTGCAACAGCACCGAACGCCGCAGGGAAAATCCACACTGACTTCGAAAAAGGCTTTATCCGAGCTGAAGTTGTCGGCTACGACGATTTCATTCAGTTCAATGGCGAAAGTGGTGCAAAAGAAGCCGGCAAATGGCGCTTAGAAGGTAAAGAGTACATTGTCAAAGACGGCGATGTGGTTCACTTCCGTTTTAACGTTTAA